A genomic window from Alkalihalobacillus sp. AL-G includes:
- a CDS encoding GNAT family N-acetyltransferase, translating to MTTIRPARLEEAQYLSALALESKVCWDYSEDFIDSCVEDLTINEQYITDNYVFVLEDQSNIIGFFSFKKEPERSWLDFLYLHPVYIGRGYGKIIWNNVVEKAKQLKIETFTIDSDPNAKPFYEKMGAVLIGETPSTAIEGRMLPLLKFEVN from the coding sequence ATGACGACAATTAGGCCTGCTAGATTAGAAGAAGCACAATATTTAAGTGCTTTGGCATTGGAATCGAAAGTATGCTGGGATTACAGCGAAGATTTTATCGACAGTTGTGTGGAAGACTTAACGATTAATGAGCAATACATAACAGACAATTACGTTTTTGTGCTCGAGGATCAAAGCAATATCATCGGATTTTTCAGTTTTAAAAAAGAACCAGAGAGATCCTGGCTCGATTTCCTCTATCTCCACCCTGTTTATATTGGAAGAGGGTATGGGAAAATCATTTGGAACAATGTAGTTGAGAAAGCAAAACAGTTAAAAATCGAAACGTTCACCATCGACAGTGATCCAAACGCAAAACCCTTTTACGAAAAAATGGGTGCTGTACTGATTGGAGAAACCCCTTCGACTGCCATTGAGGGAAGAATGCTACCATTGCTGAAATTCGAAGTGAATTAA
- a CDS encoding ABC transporter ATP-binding protein yields the protein MELLKVNIQKAGYDKKGILSDVAFSIHKGELVGLIGDNGAGKSTTIKSILGFLKSVEGSIEFVETGHYAYVPEHPSFYDELTLWEHIDLAASVMEIDESVLKKRSEELLKTFKLKHVIHEIPNTFSKGMQQKVMLILAFLIQPYLFIVDEPFIGLDPNAMKDFIHKIQVEKQRGAGILMSTHVLDTAEKHCDRFLLMKGGTIVAQGTLQDLQSLSGLKGGTLFDCYNALSEDTDVRS from the coding sequence ATGGAATTATTAAAGGTCAATATCCAAAAGGCTGGCTATGATAAAAAAGGAATATTAAGCGATGTGGCTTTTTCAATTCATAAAGGCGAACTCGTTGGATTGATCGGGGATAATGGAGCCGGGAAAAGCACGACGATCAAATCGATACTTGGCTTCTTAAAAAGTGTGGAGGGATCAATCGAGTTTGTGGAAACGGGGCATTATGCATACGTCCCTGAACATCCTTCGTTTTACGATGAACTGACACTCTGGGAACACATCGACCTTGCTGCGTCCGTCATGGAGATCGATGAAAGTGTTTTAAAAAAGCGATCCGAGGAACTTCTAAAAACCTTTAAGCTAAAGCATGTCATTCATGAGATACCGAATACCTTTTCAAAGGGAATGCAGCAAAAGGTCATGTTGATTCTTGCATTTTTAATTCAACCATATTTATTTATAGTGGACGAGCCTTTTATCGGGCTAGACCCAAATGCGATGAAGGATTTCATACATAAAATACAGGTTGAAAAGCAACGTGGTGCAGGAATTTTAATGTCAACCCACGTATTAGATACGGCAGAAAAACATTGTGATCGATTCTTATTGATGAAAGGCGGGACCATCGTCGCACAAGGAACATTACAAGATCTTCAAAGCCTTTCAGGGCTCAAGGGCGGTACGCTTTTCGATTGTTATAATGCTTTATCGGAGGACACGGATGTCAGGTCGTAG
- a CDS encoding GNAT family N-acetyltransferase: MLTDSQLKDIEELQGVCEAKDQIQLKLNWEMLHNRDKEERNDFLHYEDGELVAFLGLYGFGNKAELCGMVRPEFRRKGVFTKLFKKAIEEIRERNYSNVLLNAPADSQSAKGFLETIPCDYSISEYQMKWSETDLAVDESVKLRHSTPDDLEAEIQLDVRCFGFDVEGADGFNNRIKHEPSQKRYMIESEGKTVGKIRISNLNEEAWIYGFAIFPEFQGKGIGRKVLKKIIIEEHRNGYPVFLEVEAKNAHALGLYESCGFKTFHTQDYYQYKLL; this comes from the coding sequence ATGCTGACAGATTCGCAATTAAAAGATATTGAGGAGCTTCAAGGTGTTTGTGAAGCCAAAGATCAAATCCAATTAAAGCTGAACTGGGAAATGCTTCACAACCGGGATAAAGAGGAAAGAAATGATTTTTTACATTATGAGGATGGGGAACTCGTTGCGTTTCTTGGTCTCTATGGTTTTGGTAACAAGGCTGAATTGTGTGGAATGGTCAGACCTGAATTTCGTAGAAAAGGAGTCTTCACAAAGCTTTTTAAAAAAGCCATAGAAGAAATACGGGAACGGAACTATAGCAACGTTCTATTAAATGCTCCAGCAGATTCTCAATCGGCTAAAGGTTTTTTAGAGACGATTCCTTGTGACTATTCGATCTCTGAATATCAAATGAAATGGTCTGAAACGGATTTGGCTGTTGATGAGAGTGTTAAATTAAGACATTCTACTCCCGACGATCTTGAAGCTGAAATCCAACTAGATGTACGTTGTTTTGGCTTTGATGTGGAAGGGGCGGACGGATTTAATAATCGTATTAAACATGAACCCTCACAAAAGCGTTATATGATTGAGAGTGAAGGGAAGACGGTAGGGAAAATCCGAATCAGTAATTTGAATGAGGAAGCGTGGATTTATGGCTTTGCTATTTTTCCTGAATTCCAGGGGAAAGGAATTGGAAGGAAGGTATTAAAGAAAATAATTATCGAGGAACATCGAAATGGATATCCTGTCTTTCTCGAGGTCGAAGCTAAAAATGCTCATGCATTGGGACTATATGAGTCCTGTGGCTTCAAGACGTTCCATACGCAAGATTACTATCAATATAAGCTTTTATAG
- a CDS encoding zinc-dependent metalloprotease has translation MKFKKVLLTLSLGLSLALVPTLSFAHDASPAAAPQIEVLPKAKTKLKENSKKPAVVESDTTAKILNEKGNVVGKRTFKSNKTDDADSQASIAATRTVTVLAVADEEYRSAYGDWQTRIQNIVEYADNAFNRDHAIDFQVHALAAWSSQGGNSSQILQDLGRDFDGLGYDFVVGFTRDSAFDAGGIAYVYGSAPYGSALSVNLDQGVTNTWHASQHEFSHNFGLGHDPQGSGIRCIMNYDYSYSVDYWHPEHDSQIEQNEYWY, from the coding sequence TTGAAATTCAAAAAAGTGTTATTAACCCTGTCCCTTGGTCTTTCACTTGCACTTGTCCCGACGTTATCTTTTGCTCACGATGCTAGTCCGGCAGCTGCTCCCCAAATTGAGGTACTACCCAAAGCAAAAACAAAGTTAAAGGAAAATAGTAAAAAGCCAGCAGTAGTAGAATCAGATACGACTGCAAAGATTTTGAACGAGAAGGGTAATGTGGTAGGTAAAAGAACCTTTAAAAGCAACAAAACGGATGACGCAGATTCGCAGGCAAGTATTGCTGCCACTAGAACTGTAACGGTTTTAGCGGTAGCAGACGAAGAATATCGTTCTGCATATGGCGACTGGCAAACTCGTATTCAAAACATTGTGGAATATGCAGATAATGCATTTAACCGTGATCACGCAATCGATTTCCAGGTTCACGCTTTGGCTGCCTGGAGCTCACAGGGCGGAAACAGTTCTCAAATCCTTCAAGACCTTGGCAGGGATTTTGATGGATTAGGATATGATTTTGTAGTTGGTTTCACTCGTGATTCAGCGTTTGATGCTGGAGGGATTGCCTATGTTTACGGTTCAGCACCTTACGGGAGTGCATTAAGTGTCAACCTTGATCAGGGAGTTACGAATACTTGGCATGCATCCCAGCATGAGTTCTCTCATAATTTCGGCCTAGGACATGATCCACAAGGTAGCGGGATCCGCTGTATCATGAACTATGATTATTCTTATAGTGTCGATTACTGGCACCCAGAACATGACTCCCAAATTGAACAGAACGAATATTGGTATTAA
- a CDS encoding multidrug efflux SMR transporter: MNKEWFKVFFAAFFEVFWVIGLKHADGFWTWGGTIVSILISFYLMIMAGRHLPIGTVYSVFVGLGTVGTITTGILFFEEPFNIAKLVLIVFLLAGVIGLKFVTKENGTEGAKSQ; the protein is encoded by the coding sequence ATGAACAAGGAATGGTTTAAAGTATTCTTTGCAGCCTTTTTTGAAGTATTTTGGGTGATTGGCCTTAAACATGCTGATGGCTTCTGGACGTGGGGCGGAACAATCGTAAGCATTCTAATTAGCTTTTATCTCATGATCATGGCTGGACGCCACCTGCCAATAGGTACAGTTTATTCAGTATTTGTCGGACTAGGGACTGTCGGAACAATTACTACTGGGATACTCTTTTTCGAAGAACCCTTTAATATTGCAAAACTTGTTTTAATTGTTTTCTTACTAGCTGGCGTTATTGGTTTAAAATTTGTAACAAAAGAGAATGGTACAGAAGGAGCAAAGTCACAATGA
- a CDS encoding peptide ABC transporter substrate-binding protein — translation MRNLFKKRLIIVISLFLICNLFLVACGGDNGGGGGAPAQEISLNISTEPFSLNPGLANDSTSGSVLLQTFEGLTRIGKDGKPVNAMAEEVKVSEDLKTYTFTIREEAKWSNGDPVTAEDFEYAWKWALDPKNQSQYAYQLYYIKNAEAANAGKGSVDNVGVTAVDEKTLKVELENPTPYFLELTAFYTYFPVNSKIAKENPKWHTDAGENYTSNGPFTMTSWEHSDEIILEKNEDYWDKDEVTLERIEMIMVNDPNTELSMFDNGELDWAGSPTGVLPIEAIPSLRDSGRLNVEPIAGTYWYKFNTEKKPFNNPNIRKAFAYAIDRKAIVNNVTKGGQLPAMAVVPPTMIEENEEGFFEDANFQEAKRLLEKGLAEEGYGSVDDLPPITLSYNTSDAHAKVAQAIQDMWLKNLGVNVELQNAEWKVFISQLHGGNYQIGRMGWLGDFNDPINFLELYKELGGNNDTRWHNDRFAALLEKSATEKDPDKRLQILKDAEKIIIDEMPIAPIYFYTNTWVQNENLKGVVLSGLGDVQFKWAHME, via the coding sequence ATGCGGAATTTATTCAAGAAAAGACTAATCATTGTAATTAGCTTATTTCTTATCTGTAATTTATTCCTTGTTGCATGTGGAGGAGATAATGGCGGTGGTGGTGGAGCACCGGCACAAGAGATCAGCTTAAACATCAGTACAGAGCCATTCTCATTAAATCCGGGACTTGCAAACGACAGTACATCTGGAAGTGTATTGCTTCAAACATTCGAAGGATTGACGCGAATCGGAAAAGATGGAAAGCCTGTCAATGCAATGGCTGAAGAGGTTAAGGTCTCAGAGGATTTGAAAACATATACGTTCACTATTCGGGAGGAAGCGAAATGGTCGAATGGTGACCCAGTAACTGCAGAGGATTTTGAATATGCTTGGAAGTGGGCATTGGACCCGAAAAACCAGTCACAATATGCTTATCAGCTCTATTACATCAAAAATGCCGAAGCAGCTAATGCCGGAAAAGGATCTGTTGATAACGTTGGGGTTACAGCGGTTGATGAAAAAACGTTGAAGGTAGAGCTTGAAAATCCAACACCATATTTCTTGGAATTAACAGCATTTTATACGTATTTTCCGGTAAATAGTAAAATCGCGAAGGAAAATCCAAAATGGCACACCGATGCTGGGGAAAACTATACATCCAACGGTCCATTCACAATGACAAGTTGGGAACATAGCGATGAGATCATTCTCGAAAAGAACGAGGACTACTGGGATAAAGACGAAGTTACCCTCGAACGTATCGAAATGATCATGGTTAATGATCCAAATACAGAATTGAGTATGTTTGATAATGGGGAGTTAGACTGGGCTGGATCACCAACAGGAGTATTGCCGATAGAAGCGATTCCGTCTCTCAGAGATTCCGGAAGATTAAATGTCGAGCCAATTGCTGGCACGTACTGGTACAAATTCAACACAGAGAAAAAACCTTTCAACAACCCAAATATTCGTAAAGCTTTTGCGTATGCTATCGACCGTAAGGCAATCGTGAATAATGTCACAAAAGGTGGACAATTACCTGCAATGGCCGTCGTGCCGCCTACAATGATCGAAGAAAACGAAGAAGGTTTCTTCGAAGATGCCAACTTCCAAGAAGCAAAACGGTTACTGGAAAAGGGTCTTGCTGAAGAAGGATATGGAAGTGTCGATGATCTTCCGCCGATTACACTCTCTTATAATACCTCTGATGCACATGCTAAAGTTGCCCAAGCGATTCAAGATATGTGGTTAAAGAACCTTGGGGTAAACGTAGAATTACAGAACGCTGAATGGAAGGTATTTATTTCTCAGTTGCATGGTGGCAACTATCAAATCGGCCGAATGGGATGGTTAGGAGATTTCAACGACCCAATCAACTTCTTGGAGCTTTATAAAGAGCTTGGTGGTAACAATGACACAAGGTGGCATAACGATCGATTTGCAGCATTGTTAGAAAAATCTGCAACAGAAAAAGACCCTGATAAACGTTTACAGATTTTGAAAGATGCCGAAAAAATCATAATAGACGAAATGCCGATCGCACCCATTTACTTTTACACGAATACATGGGTTCAGAATGAAAATCTAAAGGGTGTTGTACTTTCTGGCTTGGGTGATGTGCAATTTAAATGGGCCCATATGGAGTAG
- a CDS encoding lipoprotein: MKKFLLMFVIVALLAGCTDKSTVKDLNIEEMSQDELAKQNVQVWLELESRQKNNLAIDALHEGGLTKAEYHDHFRLVIKEMNRWASEKGNDEFTIAEGLKANVLNVKKSIELLNSKAEGN, from the coding sequence ATGAAAAAGTTCTTATTGATGTTTGTGATTGTAGCACTATTGGCGGGATGTACGGATAAGTCAACAGTGAAGGATCTGAACATCGAGGAAATGTCCCAAGACGAACTAGCGAAGCAAAATGTTCAAGTATGGCTGGAGCTTGAATCCAGACAAAAGAACAACCTTGCGATCGATGCTCTACATGAAGGCGGATTGACGAAAGCAGAATACCATGATCATTTTAGATTGGTGATCAAAGAGATGAATCGCTGGGCCTCAGAAAAAGGAAACGATGAGTTTACGATCGCAGAGGGTTTAAAAGCTAATGTTTTAAATGTCAAAAAATCAATTGAACTTCTTAATTCTAAAGCTGAAGGGAATTAA
- a CDS encoding Nif3-like dinuclear metal center hexameric protein → MENMVKVKQLLDSLFNIIELDRDPGFSRFIPQVYDPIKVDWTQYFEADFSKRFNGLMMKGSDQMNTVFLAVFPTDQVLESFINEASEGDLLFLHHPLVMECGDPRGEWGRGFVPIRKSLLQSLKDKKLSVYTCHTPLDYHLEISTNMAIANVMNALVIDRFIYEEGKSIGLICDVEPIDTAGLIKKLESIFEIPYVDFEGEQHNFIDRIAIVAGCGDKVAFMREAESFGVQAYVTGEIHCHIDNDYGRAKYKQMMDYVPESTMSLIGVSHSASEYMVMQTQMKNWFTDKMDVNVRLLPQHKWWL, encoded by the coding sequence TTGGAAAATATGGTAAAGGTTAAACAACTGCTCGATTCATTGTTCAACATTATTGAGCTTGATAGGGACCCGGGATTCAGCAGGTTCATTCCACAAGTGTATGACCCGATTAAGGTTGATTGGACACAGTATTTTGAAGCAGATTTTTCGAAGCGCTTCAATGGTTTGATGATGAAAGGGAGCGATCAGATGAATACTGTTTTTCTCGCTGTTTTCCCAACGGATCAAGTATTGGAGTCTTTTATAAATGAGGCGTCAGAGGGGGATCTGCTTTTCCTGCATCATCCGTTAGTGATGGAGTGCGGAGATCCAAGAGGCGAGTGGGGGCGTGGTTTCGTTCCGATCCGTAAGAGCCTGTTACAGTCACTCAAAGATAAGAAACTTTCCGTTTATACATGCCATACCCCATTAGACTACCACCTCGAGATTAGTACGAATATGGCAATAGCGAATGTAATGAATGCGCTAGTAATTGATCGTTTTATCTATGAAGAGGGTAAGTCGATCGGGTTAATTTGTGATGTTGAACCAATTGATACTGCTGGTTTAATAAAAAAGCTCGAGTCCATATTCGAGATTCCTTATGTAGATTTTGAAGGGGAACAACATAATTTCATTGACAGAATAGCAATTGTTGCAGGCTGCGGGGACAAAGTCGCTTTTATGAGGGAAGCGGAGTCTTTTGGAGTTCAGGCGTATGTAACGGGTGAGATTCATTGCCATATCGACAATGACTACGGTCGTGCGAAGTATAAACAGATGATGGATTATGTTCCGGAAAGCACAATGTCATTGATTGGAGTGTCGCACTCAGCTTCAGAATACATGGTGATGCAGACACAAATGAAAAACTGGTTCACCGATAAAATGGATGTGAACGTTCGCTTACTCCCACAACATAAATGGTGGTTGTGA
- a CDS encoding multidrug efflux SMR transporter — MSWIYLILAGIFEMTGVVMINRLHTHRNFTSLFYLLIGFGASFLFLSLAMKTLPMGTAYAIWTGIGASGGAMLGMIFYGEEKSSMRILFIFMVLGSAVGLKFITGES; from the coding sequence ATGAGCTGGATTTATCTTATTTTAGCTGGGATATTTGAAATGACCGGGGTCGTAATGATCAACCGCCTCCATACACATCGTAATTTTACATCATTATTTTATTTGCTCATTGGTTTCGGTGCAAGTTTCCTGTTTTTATCATTAGCGATGAAAACATTGCCAATGGGTACTGCATACGCAATCTGGACGGGGATCGGAGCATCTGGAGGAGCGATGCTCGGAATGATTTTTTATGGTGAGGAAAAAAGCTCCATGCGTATTTTATTTATTTTCATGGTACTTGGTTCAGCAGTAGGCCTTAAGTTCATTACTGGTGAGTCATAA
- a CDS encoding flavin reductase family protein: MKKAVQIQEIKPKILYYGMPVLLLATLNEDDSTNISPMSSSWALGHYIVLGIGAGGKALENLKRHPECVINLPDPTLWETVEKLAHYTGKREIPDYKRDLGFTFEKDKFKVSGLTPLRSKTVQPDRIESCPLQIEAKVKNIRIPGYCEGLAIVETEAIHVHAHEQIIVGERHINPEKWSPLIYNFRHYFGLGKEVGKTFRAKT, from the coding sequence ATGAAAAAAGCTGTACAAATACAAGAAATAAAGCCAAAGATATTATATTATGGAATGCCCGTGTTGTTGCTTGCCACATTAAACGAGGACGATTCCACGAATATTAGTCCAATGTCCTCCTCATGGGCGTTGGGTCATTATATCGTATTAGGTATCGGTGCAGGTGGGAAGGCTCTCGAAAATTTGAAACGACATCCGGAATGTGTGATCAACCTACCAGATCCAACTCTATGGGAAACAGTTGAAAAGCTCGCACATTATACAGGAAAAAGAGAAATTCCAGACTATAAACGAGACCTAGGTTTTACATTTGAAAAAGATAAATTTAAGGTGAGTGGACTAACGCCGTTGCGTTCAAAAACAGTCCAACCCGATCGAATTGAATCTTGCCCATTACAGATCGAAGCAAAGGTTAAAAACATCCGGATACCTGGCTATTGTGAGGGATTAGCCATTGTGGAGACAGAGGCAATACACGTCCATGCGCATGAGCAAATTATTGTTGGCGAACGACATATCAACCCAGAAAAGTGGAGCCCGCTGATTTATAATTTCCGACATTATTTTGGACTTGGAAAAGAAGTTGGAAAGACGTTCAGGGCAAAGACCTAA
- a CDS encoding helix-turn-helix transcriptional regulator, whose product MNPDLTKIVSLLNDASRAAILDLLMDGKPHPASELALFAKIKPQTASFHLNKMLEIGIVSVERHGRHRYYKLTNNDVACLIESLYSVSPQSKPNSFNEARERKQIEYARTCYDHLAGFVGVQVTDALSKKGYIEKMELDFIVTQTGENFFENLDIDIDFHESKRRSFARCCLDWSERQHHLAGSLGNALLESMFDRNWIKRIPKTRAIEVTSTGKSELKELLSIEL is encoded by the coding sequence TTGAACCCGGACCTTACTAAAATCGTCTCGCTGTTGAATGATGCGTCTAGAGCTGCAATACTCGATTTATTGATGGACGGAAAACCACATCCCGCCAGTGAACTTGCCCTATTCGCCAAAATAAAACCTCAGACGGCAAGTTTTCATTTAAACAAGATGCTTGAAATAGGAATCGTTTCAGTTGAACGTCATGGACGTCATCGATACTATAAGCTGACAAACAACGATGTTGCGTGTCTGATTGAATCGCTGTATTCAGTATCACCTCAATCGAAACCAAATTCGTTCAACGAAGCACGAGAGAGAAAGCAAATTGAATATGCACGAACCTGTTATGATCATCTCGCTGGTTTTGTAGGCGTTCAGGTCACAGATGCCTTAAGTAAGAAAGGCTATATCGAGAAAATGGAACTTGACTTTATCGTTACACAAACAGGAGAAAATTTTTTCGAAAACCTTGATATTGATATAGATTTTCATGAAAGTAAACGAAGGTCATTTGCACGTTGCTGCCTTGACTGGAGTGAACGACAGCATCACCTTGCAGGTTCACTCGGAAATGCACTGCTTGAATCAATGTTCGACCGGAATTGGATCAAACGGATTCCAAAAACGCGAGCGATAGAGGTTACTTCTACAGGGAAAAGCGAATTGAAAGAGCTCCTCTCCATCGAATTGTAG
- a CDS encoding FAD-dependent oxidoreductase, protein MYDVIVIGGGPAGGSAALFTSKADKKTLVIDNGKSVTKRAWLDNHYGAEGISGPDLVAIGKKQAEKFGAEWVEKAVTDVRSSNGTHTVVTEDGDSFEAKHVVLATGMLVDVAQNIGVEVIPGTEPRIKNIIKVDQQGKTNKEGIWAAGTVAGVTMHTIVTAGDGAKVAINIVSELNGERYVDHDVLK, encoded by the coding sequence ATGTACGACGTTATAGTCATTGGCGGTGGTCCAGCTGGTGGGAGTGCTGCTCTATTCACTAGTAAGGCAGACAAAAAGACGCTTGTCATCGACAATGGTAAAAGTGTCACAAAACGCGCTTGGCTCGACAACCACTACGGTGCAGAAGGCATTTCCGGTCCTGATTTGGTTGCAATTGGTAAAAAGCAAGCAGAAAAGTTTGGTGCAGAGTGGGTTGAGAAAGCTGTTACCGATGTGAGGAGCTCGAACGGAACTCATACAGTCGTAACTGAAGACGGTGACTCGTTTGAAGCAAAGCACGTTGTTCTTGCAACAGGAATGCTCGTTGATGTTGCACAAAATATCGGTGTTGAAGTTATCCCTGGAACGGAACCACGAATCAAGAACATTATAAAAGTTGATCAGCAAGGTAAAACGAACAAAGAAGGAATTTGGGCTGCCGGTACAGTTGCAGGCGTTACAATGCATACAATCGTTACTGCAGGTGATGGCGCAAAGGTTGCGATCAATATCGTAAGTGAATTGAATGGCGAGCGGTATGTCGATCATGACGTTTTGAAATGA
- a CDS encoding GNAT family N-acetyltransferase, which yields MPWKISTTEELTKTELITIFQERVKVFVVEQDCPYQEIDDYDLNPNVFHIFKMEENELLAYARVIDKQDYIKFGRVLVNKNHRGKRLGNELLQKVMEFIEAEYHPQVIKIEAQAHLEHYYAAFGLRQNSDVFLEDGIPHIEMVWIRQK from the coding sequence ATGCCCTGGAAAATCAGTACGACAGAAGAACTTACAAAAACAGAACTCATTACAATCTTTCAAGAACGAGTGAAGGTGTTCGTCGTTGAACAAGACTGCCCTTATCAAGAAATCGATGACTATGATCTAAACCCGAATGTCTTTCACATTTTTAAAATGGAAGAAAATGAACTGCTAGCCTATGCTCGAGTAATCGATAAACAAGACTATATCAAGTTCGGTCGAGTTCTCGTCAATAAAAACCATCGCGGTAAAAGGCTCGGAAACGAATTACTTCAGAAGGTAATGGAGTTCATTGAAGCGGAATACCATCCCCAGGTAATCAAAATCGAAGCTCAAGCGCACTTAGAGCATTACTACGCTGCTTTTGGACTTCGACAAAACTCTGATGTGTTTTTAGAAGACGGCATACCGCACATTGAAATGGTTTGGATAAGACAAAAATAA
- a CDS encoding phosphotransferase family protein, which yields MNPINNNEIPTAILATVGNITKMTFPKQGCTSDVAILDGLHGQFVLKRAKIEQFRTWLAREVFVLNSLSQTVLPVPNVFRFVEENNQSWVLMEFFQGQTLRDYLARERDPENRHQAIFNFGKILTTLHATECPNELKSEELWLDELLERAQYNLDHYQVDGSQELLDQLMKDKPAPYKQTLIHGDFTIDNVLVHEGEIIGVIDWSGGAYGDPRYDAALAIRPKRNAFETDEDKESFFEGYGKKFITKQDYEYFENGLYEFF from the coding sequence GTGAATCCAATAAATAATAATGAAATTCCGACTGCAATTCTAGCCACTGTTGGGAATATAACTAAAATGACCTTTCCGAAACAGGGGTGTACTTCGGATGTTGCAATTTTAGATGGATTACATGGGCAGTTTGTATTGAAAAGAGCGAAGATAGAACAATTTCGCACATGGCTGGCACGAGAAGTGTTTGTCTTGAACAGCTTGTCACAAACTGTACTTCCAGTTCCTAATGTATTTCGTTTTGTGGAAGAAAACAATCAGTCGTGGGTGCTAATGGAATTTTTCCAGGGACAAACGTTAAGGGACTATTTAGCGCGTGAACGAGATCCGGAGAACCGACACCAGGCCATTTTTAATTTTGGAAAAATCCTCACGACACTACATGCCACCGAATGTCCAAACGAATTGAAGTCAGAAGAGTTGTGGCTAGATGAGTTGCTGGAAAGAGCACAGTACAATCTTGATCACTATCAAGTCGACGGTTCTCAGGAGTTACTAGACCAACTTATGAAGGACAAACCTGCACCGTATAAACAAACGTTAATACATGGAGATTTCACCATTGATAATGTTCTCGTGCATGAAGGGGAGATTATTGGAGTCATTGATTGGAGTGGAGGAGCATATGGTGATCCAAGATACGATGCTGCCCTTGCGATTCGCCCAAAACGCAATGCATTTGAAACTGATGAGGATAAAGAATCTTTCTTTGAAGGATACGGCAAAAAATTTATCACCAAGCAAGACTATGAGTATTTCGAGAATGGCCTTTACGAATTTTTTTAA
- a CDS encoding YitT family protein, protein MRRTIRPIFFLAGLIIFSYGIATAIKVQYLGLHPWDVLNIAMFERVGLTIGSWAVIIGGVLVAGSLLIDRSYISIGTFLNAFFVGVMIDLFLFVDFFPPTGLNVVLDILVLFLGITLMGIGGGVYNSAGVGAGPRDGFMLSISDKTGLSISRVRIITESGVLVIGWLLGGPVFVFTFIYTFIQSPIFQATFLRSRKLVNRLSHQPNQKEIAKSV, encoded by the coding sequence ATGCGCCGAACCATACGTCCCATCTTTTTTCTTGCCGGCCTCATTATTTTTAGTTATGGCATTGCAACTGCGATCAAAGTTCAGTACCTTGGCTTGCACCCGTGGGATGTGTTGAACATTGCTATGTTTGAAAGGGTTGGGCTCACTATCGGTTCATGGGCCGTGATCATCGGTGGTGTACTTGTTGCCGGTTCGTTACTCATTGATCGATCTTACATAAGTATCGGTACATTTTTAAATGCGTTTTTTGTCGGGGTTATGATTGATTTATTTTTATTTGTTGACTTTTTTCCACCAACTGGTTTGAACGTGGTACTCGACATTCTTGTGTTATTTCTTGGAATCACGCTTATGGGTATTGGTGGTGGAGTTTATAATTCAGCGGGAGTTGGTGCCGGTCCGCGCGATGGATTCATGCTATCAATCTCCGACAAAACTGGACTTTCGATCAGTAGGGTGCGAATCATTACGGAAAGTGGCGTACTTGTAATAGGCTGGTTGCTCGGCGGTCCGGTCTTTGTCTTCACATTCATCTATACATTCATTCAAAGTCCGATTTTTCAAGCTACCTTTTTACGAAGCAGAAAATTGGTTAATCGTCTTTCACATCAACCCAATCAAAAAGAAATCGCAAAATCAGTTTAA